One Leopardus geoffroyi isolate Oge1 chromosome B1, O.geoffroyi_Oge1_pat1.0, whole genome shotgun sequence DNA window includes the following coding sequences:
- the LAP3 gene encoding cytosol aminopeptidase, whose protein sequence is MFLLPLPAAGRVVVRRLGVNRVWGRGFAAADMTKGLVLGIYNKEKEDDVPQFTSAGENFDKLVSGKLREVLNISGPPLKAGKTRTFYGLHEDFPSVVVVGLGRKTAGIDEQENWHEGKENIRAAVAAGCRQIQDLEISSVEVDPCGDAQAAAEGAVLGLYEYDDLKQKKKVVVSAKLHGSGDQEAWQKGVLFASGQNLARHLMETPANEMTPTRFAEIIEKNLKSASSKTEVHVRPKSWIEEQEMGSFLSVAKGSDEPPVFLEIHYRGSPNAGEAPLVFVGKGITFDSGGISIKASANMDLMRADMGGAATICSAIVSAAKLNLPINIIGLAPLCENMPSGKANKPGDVVKARNGKTIQIDNTDAEGRLILADALCYAHTFNPKVIINAATLTGAMDIALGSGATGVFTNSSWLWNRLFEASIETGDRVWRMPLFEHYTRQVVDCQLADVNNIGKYRSAGACTAAAFLKEFVTHPKWAHLDIAGVMTNKDEVPYLRKGMTGRPTRTLIEFLLHFSQDSA, encoded by the exons ATGTTCTTGCTGCCCCTTCCGGCTGCTGGTCGAGTCGTCGTCCGACGTCTGGGCGTGAATCGTGTCTGGGGACGGGGTTTCGCTGCAGCAGACATGACGAAG GGTCTTGTTTTAGGAATctataacaaagaaaaagaagacgaTGTGCCGCAGTTTACAAGTGCGGGAGAGAATTTCGATAAATTAGTGTCTGGAAAGTTGAGAGAAGTTTTGAACAT ATCTGGACCTCCTCTGAAGGCAGGCAAAACCCGAACCTTTTATGGTCTGCATGAG GACTTCCCGAGCGTGGTGGTGGTCGGCCTCGGCAGAAAGACAGCTGGAATTGATGAGCAGGAAAACTGGCatgaaggcaaagaaaacatCAGAGCTGCTGTGGCAG CGGGGTGCAGGCAGATTCAGGACCTGGAGATCTCTTCGGTAGAGGTGGATCCCTGTGGAGATGCGCAGGCGGCTGCAGAAGGAGCAGTGCTCGGTCTCTATGAGTATGATGACCTgaagcagaagaagaaagtaGTTGTATCGGCAAAGCTCCACGGAAG TGGGGACCAGGAGGCCTGGCAGAAGGGAGTCCTCTTTGCTTCTGGACAGAACTTGGCACGCCACCTGATGGAGACTCCAGCCAATGAGATGACGCCAACCAGATTTGCTGAAATTATTGAGAAGAATCTCAAGAGTGCTAGTAGTAAGACAGAGGTTCATGTCAG ACCCAAATCTTGGATTGAGGAACAGGAAATGGGATCGTTCCTAAGTGTGGCCAAAGGATCCGATGAGCCTCCAGTCTTCTTGGAAATTCACTACAGAGGCAGCCCCAATGCAGGCGAAGCGCCCCTGGTGTTTGTTGGGAAGGGAATTACCTTTGACAG TGGCGGCATTTCCATCAAGGCCTCTGCAAATATGGACCTCATGAGGGCTGACATGGGAGGAGCTGCCACCATCTGCTCAGCCATCGTCTCTGCTGCCAAGCTGAACCTACCCATTAACATCATAG GTTTGGCCCCTCTCTGTGAAAACATGCCCAGCGGTAAGGCCAACAAGCCTGGGGATGTCGTTAAAGCCAGGAACGGGAAGACCATACAG ATCGATAACACGGATGCAGAGGGGAGGCTCATACTGGCTGATGCACTTTGTTATGCGCACACCTTTAACCCAAAGGTCATCATCAATGCTGCCACCCTAACAG GTGCCATGGACATAGCTCTGGGGTCCGGTGCCACTGGGGTCTTCACCAATTCGTCCTGGCTGTGGAACAGACTATTTGAG GCCAGCATTGAAACAGGGGACCGTGTCTGGAGGATGCCTCTCTTTGAACATTATACAAGACAAGTTGTAGATTGCCAACTTGCTGATGTTAATAACATTGGAAAATACAG GTCTGCAGGAGCATGTACGGCTGCAGCATTCCTGAAAGAATTTGTGACTCATCCTAAGTGGGCACATTTAGATATAGCAGGTGTGATGACCAACAAAGATGAGGTTCCGTATCTGCGGAAGGGCATGACCGGGAGGCCCACAAGGACCCTGATAGAGTTCTTGCTTCATTTCAGTCAAGATAGTGCTTAG